The following are from one region of the Cytobacillus firmus genome:
- a CDS encoding dynamin family protein → MTLEKQLISKTFYKTFMESNENVHPIRVLGELYVAEQQNEVPDLTNIRFAQGEVYFLNKDYEAAIFKWESIPNELGPWAQKNMADAYFELDLLSNAEDFYKAIETDSEVLKTEVLLQLFSLYIQRGKLELAVESIKEAVRLNPDYPDVTDLARGFFEEHSDWGNAVELAVNEAIRTESLSWFEVLHSYVEQGRTAKVEPNYFSEALSVLYRTDQAHFEGLSAALWNSYKTSDLYFSWLKEYNRLLLDMEPGRSHTWSMLSELYKETYLELISGKHLIRDLSHLIPNHITNWVKIAAPSHYLVSASAVLAWSEIFPSNIESSAVSEAESLVSRSVRYQEGLEESFKLFENIMKWAKDKGVLMGERFEWMVRELLDLDSGHLLIAGAASNGKSSFVNTLLGEELMGDSTSASVLFKDSDGAEIHAITDEEVRGISDLEDFRQSAEKSQQTLIRCKMPFNFLQNNRLAVIDTPGLAGQSKFRNGVFQYLHFADSMLFVLNADSPLTDKELDLAVRMREQAPELPIHFLLSKMDRIPDSQDAIELLDETQSRVHTYFPKAKVFAFSAYYDSESQLNDLAVFIKSMMDGRNRKEDRTAKVLYYIKKSIKFLLEKRVEMESSLIDTIKWNEEMVTKLKGANNQLIDMEEEKVRTIKRSYSKIKDEMRADLEKQIPELLRNCSEMVTEDSDFGKIHTDLNDEMNNRVHQYIEDTVLPEFHVSIQEWIAESEGEFRSSQAYLDEMSQGFNELYGEEKIALDCDFRVLDDWRRDADRMTRGSVQLEKANILNRFSPSQFLLKSAGKLFGAIQQNNTMLHNKYKQFIEHEDYSEIAEFITDKFMQQFELFEKSLERDIKMFFRNPFDVLNHTVEETYTNIAENKVALSNMRKNPEIYQDPLTLFDLKLRQFEWMTSAGERVKEYR, encoded by the coding sequence ATGACTTTAGAGAAGCAGCTAATCAGCAAAACCTTTTATAAGACCTTCATGGAATCTAACGAAAATGTGCATCCGATCAGGGTTTTGGGTGAACTGTATGTGGCTGAGCAGCAGAACGAGGTGCCAGATTTAACTAATATCCGCTTCGCCCAGGGTGAAGTCTATTTCCTTAACAAGGATTACGAAGCGGCCATTTTTAAGTGGGAAAGCATTCCGAATGAATTGGGTCCATGGGCTCAGAAAAATATGGCTGATGCCTACTTTGAATTAGATCTGCTTTCAAATGCAGAGGACTTTTATAAAGCTATTGAAACAGATTCAGAGGTGTTAAAGACCGAGGTGCTCCTCCAGCTGTTTTCACTTTACATACAGCGCGGCAAGCTTGAATTGGCTGTTGAATCTATTAAAGAGGCTGTCCGGTTAAATCCGGATTATCCCGATGTGACCGATCTGGCACGAGGGTTCTTTGAAGAACACAGCGATTGGGGAAATGCAGTGGAGCTGGCTGTTAATGAAGCAATCAGGACGGAATCCCTATCCTGGTTTGAAGTTCTTCATTCGTATGTGGAACAGGGGCGGACAGCAAAGGTGGAGCCGAACTATTTCAGTGAGGCGCTTTCAGTGTTATACCGTACGGATCAGGCTCACTTTGAAGGTTTATCAGCAGCTCTGTGGAACAGCTACAAGACATCGGATCTGTATTTTTCATGGCTGAAAGAATACAATCGTCTTCTCCTGGATATGGAGCCGGGACGCTCACATACATGGAGCATGCTTTCGGAGCTTTATAAAGAAACTTACCTTGAATTGATCAGCGGAAAGCATTTAATCCGGGATTTATCCCATCTGATTCCAAATCACATAACGAATTGGGTGAAAATAGCTGCCCCTTCTCATTATCTTGTTTCGGCATCGGCCGTACTGGCATGGAGCGAAATATTCCCATCCAATATCGAGTCTTCTGCTGTCAGTGAAGCAGAAAGCCTTGTGAGCCGTTCTGTCCGTTATCAGGAAGGTCTGGAGGAGAGCTTTAAGCTTTTCGAAAATATAATGAAATGGGCCAAGGATAAAGGCGTCCTGATGGGTGAGCGATTTGAATGGATGGTCCGTGAGCTCCTTGATTTGGATTCCGGCCACTTGCTGATTGCCGGTGCAGCATCAAATGGAAAATCCTCGTTTGTGAACACTCTTCTTGGTGAAGAGCTGATGGGAGATTCAACATCTGCTTCAGTGCTGTTCAAGGATAGTGATGGAGCTGAAATCCATGCTATTACGGATGAGGAAGTGCGAGGCATTTCTGATCTTGAGGATTTTAGGCAAAGTGCAGAGAAAAGCCAGCAGACGCTCATACGCTGCAAGATGCCATTCAACTTTTTACAGAATAATAGACTCGCTGTCATAGATACGCCGGGTCTTGCGGGCCAGAGCAAGTTCAGAAATGGTGTGTTCCAATACCTCCATTTCGCTGACAGTATGCTATTTGTCCTGAATGCGGATTCCCCTTTGACAGATAAAGAGCTGGATCTTGCTGTAAGAATGCGAGAGCAGGCTCCGGAACTGCCTATTCATTTCCTTCTCAGTAAAATGGATCGGATTCCGGACAGCCAGGATGCTATAGAGCTTCTTGATGAAACTCAGTCCCGTGTTCATACCTATTTCCCGAAAGCAAAGGTGTTTGCTTTCTCCGCCTATTATGACAGCGAAAGCCAGCTTAATGATTTAGCCGTCTTTATCAAGTCTATGATGGATGGGCGGAACAGGAAAGAAGATCGTACAGCAAAAGTTCTTTACTATATAAAAAAATCAATCAAATTCCTTCTCGAAAAGCGCGTTGAGATGGAAAGCAGCTTGATTGATACGATTAAATGGAACGAAGAGATGGTGACAAAACTAAAAGGTGCCAATAATCAGCTGATTGACATGGAAGAAGAGAAGGTCCGGACAATTAAAAGATCGTACAGCAAGATTAAAGATGAAATGAGAGCGGATCTTGAGAAGCAAATTCCGGAGCTGCTTCGGAATTGTTCAGAAATGGTGACAGAAGACAGTGATTTTGGAAAAATCCATACTGACCTTAATGATGAAATGAATAATCGGGTACACCAATATATTGAAGACACAGTTTTGCCGGAGTTTCATGTTTCCATTCAGGAATGGATTGCGGAAAGTGAAGGAGAGTTCAGAAGCAGCCAGGCATATTTGGATGAAATGAGCCAGGGCTTCAATGAGCTATACGGCGAGGAGAAAATCGCGCTGGACTGTGATTTCAGGGTTCTGGATGACTGGCGCCGCGACGCTGACCGGATGACGCGAGGGAGTGTCCAGCTTGAAAAGGCCAACATTCTAAACCGCTTTTCACCTTCGCAGTTCCTGCTCAAGAGTGCAGGAAAGCTGTTTGGAGCCATTCAGCAGAATAATACGATGCTCCATAATAAATATAAACAGTTCATTGAGCATGAAGATTATAGCGAAATCGCAGAATTCATTACCGATAAATTCATGCAGCAATTCGAACTATTTGAGAAATCGCTTGAGCGGGATATTAAGATGTTCTTCAGAAATCCGTTTGACGTATTGAATCATACAGTTGAAGAGACATATACGAACATTGCAGAAAATAAAGTAGCACTAAGCAATATGCGCAAAAACCCTGAGATTTACCAGGATCCTCTGACACTATTTGACCTGAAGCTCCGCCAGTTTGAATGGATGACTTCAGCAGGGGAAAGAGTTAAGGAATATCGTTAA
- a CDS encoding MFS transporter produces the protein MHLEKAAKETLWTKSFIMLMVGNLFVFMSFQMLIPTLPPYIKSIGATGLEIGLVTALFSIGAVLSRPFIGFMLEYKARKQLVLIGAAALLAITIIYPLSSVVMIFLMFRFIHGLAWGWSTTVNGTAAVDVVPNSRLGEGMGYYGLSVTIGMIIAPSLGIYLYQVTSFTNLIYISSVLGVIAIVLLAIVRYETPEAVMKTRKEDLKFSYLGSLVEKSSWFPAFITILVTFGYGSIVTFIVIFGEERGIDQIFLFYLFNAIMASLSRPVAGKWFDQRGPMGLVLLCTFLTFIGMWVLSFAHSNLFIIISGILFGIGFGSLIPTLQSWTLSMTPSNRRGVANGMFFSSIDLGIGLSGLVFGVLAQFVETAALFQISSVFLILGMAVTVIYGKRRRAARPQQAS, from the coding sequence ATGCACTTGGAAAAGGCTGCAAAAGAGACTTTATGGACAAAGTCTTTCATTATGCTGATGGTGGGGAATTTGTTTGTTTTTATGTCGTTTCAGATGCTTATTCCAACATTGCCTCCATATATAAAGTCCATTGGGGCAACTGGTCTTGAAATTGGGCTGGTAACGGCACTGTTTTCGATTGGAGCCGTTTTGAGCCGGCCTTTCATCGGATTCATGCTCGAATATAAAGCAAGAAAGCAGCTGGTGCTGATTGGGGCAGCAGCACTTTTGGCAATAACCATTATTTATCCGCTTTCAAGCGTGGTAATGATTTTTCTGATGTTCCGATTCATTCATGGGCTTGCATGGGGCTGGTCCACTACTGTGAATGGGACAGCGGCTGTAGATGTAGTGCCTAATTCCAGGCTTGGAGAGGGAATGGGTTACTATGGCCTAAGCGTTACGATCGGAATGATCATTGCACCTAGTCTTGGAATCTACCTATATCAGGTTACTTCATTTACCAATCTTATTTATATCTCAAGCGTACTAGGGGTAATTGCCATTGTCCTCCTGGCCATTGTCCGCTATGAAACGCCTGAGGCTGTTATGAAAACAAGGAAAGAAGATCTTAAATTCTCTTACCTGGGCTCTTTAGTTGAAAAATCCAGCTGGTTTCCTGCATTCATCACAATACTTGTGACCTTTGGATATGGCTCCATCGTAACGTTCATCGTTATTTTTGGCGAAGAGCGCGGAATTGATCAGATATTCCTTTTTTACCTGTTTAATGCGATTATGGCATCGCTCTCAAGGCCGGTTGCCGGAAAGTGGTTTGATCAGCGGGGGCCTATGGGACTCGTGCTGCTTTGCACGTTCCTGACTTTCATAGGAATGTGGGTACTTTCCTTCGCTCATTCGAATTTGTTTATTATCATTAGCGGAATCTTGTTTGGAATTGGCTTTGGCTCATTGATTCCTACTCTGCAGTCCTGGACGTTATCAATGACACCATCCAACCGGCGCGGTGTGGCAAACGGAATGTTCTTCTCCTCCATCGACCTTGGCATTGGGCTAAGCGGGCTTGTGTTTGGAGTGCTTGCACAGTTTGTGGAAACGGCGGCGCTCTTCCAAATATCAAGTGTGTTCCTGATTCTGGGCATGGCTGTTACAGTCATCTATGGGAAACGGCGCCGGGCCGCCCGGCCGCAGCAGGCCTCATAA
- a CDS encoding glutamine--tRNA ligase/YqeY domain fusion protein, with protein MENNSNFIRTIIKEDLESGKRKEVITRFPPEPNGYLHIGHAKSIVINFGLADDFNGKTNLRFDDTNPLKEDQEYVDAIKEDVRWLGYEWEELHFASNYFEEMYNRAVLLIKKGKAYVDDLSQEEIRQYRGTLTEPGKESPYRSRSVDENLDLFERMRKGEFENGAKVLRAKIDMSSPNVNLRDPVIYRVSHATHHNTGDTWCIYPMYAFAHPLEDAIEGVTHSLCTTEFEDQRPLYNWVVSECEMESTPQQIEFGRLNITNTVMSKRKLKQLVEENYVDGWDDPRMPTISGLRRKGYTPEAIREFVKETGVSKGSGVVDEAMLEHFVREDLKMKAPRTMGVLRPLKVVITNYPEDQTEMLDAEINPENPEMGMRQIPFSREIYVEQDDFMEDPPKKYFRLFPGNEVRLKHAYFIKCNDVIKDENGNVVELHCTYDPETKSGSGFTGRKVKGTLHWVDAKSAIPAEFRLYEPLILDEDADQNAEADTDEALENEAEGKTFLDYVNPNSLEIVHGFIEPNMKDVKAQDKFQFFRHGYFNADSKYTTAEKPVFNRIVSLKSSFKLK; from the coding sequence TTGGAAAACAATTCAAATTTTATACGAACGATTATTAAAGAGGATCTGGAGTCGGGTAAGCGCAAAGAGGTCATTACCCGTTTCCCGCCTGAGCCGAACGGTTATCTTCATATCGGACATGCCAAATCGATTGTCATCAACTTCGGCCTGGCAGACGATTTTAACGGCAAGACGAATCTTCGTTTTGATGACACGAACCCGCTTAAGGAAGATCAGGAATATGTGGATGCCATTAAAGAAGATGTTAGATGGCTTGGCTATGAGTGGGAGGAGCTTCACTTTGCTTCGAATTATTTCGAGGAAATGTATAACCGTGCCGTTCTTTTAATCAAGAAAGGAAAAGCATATGTGGATGACTTAAGCCAGGAAGAGATCCGCCAATACCGCGGAACGCTGACAGAGCCTGGAAAAGAAAGCCCATACCGCAGCCGCTCAGTTGATGAGAATCTGGATTTATTTGAACGCATGCGCAAAGGTGAATTTGAAAACGGAGCAAAAGTTCTTAGAGCGAAGATTGACATGTCTTCACCGAACGTGAATTTGCGCGATCCGGTTATCTACCGTGTTTCACATGCAACTCACCATAATACAGGTGATACATGGTGCATCTACCCGATGTATGCTTTTGCCCACCCGCTTGAAGATGCAATCGAAGGGGTTACCCATTCCTTATGCACAACTGAATTTGAAGATCAGCGCCCGCTATATAACTGGGTTGTCTCAGAGTGTGAAATGGAAAGCACACCACAGCAAATCGAATTTGGCCGCCTGAATATTACTAATACAGTAATGAGTAAAAGAAAATTAAAGCAGCTTGTTGAAGAAAATTATGTTGATGGCTGGGATGACCCGCGCATGCCGACGATTTCCGGTTTAAGACGCAAGGGCTACACTCCGGAAGCAATCCGCGAGTTCGTAAAAGAAACTGGTGTTTCAAAAGGCTCAGGTGTAGTGGATGAAGCGATGCTTGAGCATTTTGTACGCGAAGATCTGAAAATGAAGGCCCCCCGCACAATGGGTGTACTCCGTCCATTAAAGGTTGTCATTACGAACTACCCGGAAGATCAGACTGAAATGCTTGATGCAGAAATCAATCCGGAGAACCCGGAAATGGGCATGCGCCAAATTCCATTTTCAAGAGAGATTTATGTAGAGCAGGACGACTTCATGGAAGATCCGCCGAAAAAATATTTCCGCCTCTTCCCTGGCAATGAAGTCCGCCTAAAGCATGCTTATTTCATCAAGTGCAACGATGTCATCAAGGATGAGAATGGCAATGTTGTAGAGCTTCATTGCACATATGACCCTGAAACAAAGAGCGGATCAGGCTTTACCGGCCGAAAGGTAAAGGGTACGCTTCACTGGGTTGATGCAAAGAGTGCCATTCCGGCTGAATTCCGTCTGTACGAGCCATTGATCCTTGACGAAGATGCCGATCAGAATGCTGAGGCAGATACGGATGAGGCTCTTGAAAACGAAGCAGAAGGCAAAACGTTCCTTGACTACGTGAATCCGAATTCGCTTGAAATTGTTCATGGTTTCATCGAGCCAAATATGAAGGATGTTAAAGCACAGGATAAGTTCCAATTCTTCCGCCATGGCTATTTCAATGCTGACTCCAAATATACGACAGCAGAAAAGCCTGTCTTTAACCGGATTGTTTCACTGAAGAGTTCATTTAAATTGAAATAG
- a CDS encoding ASCH domain-containing protein → MSNQHDPNTLPPKTCSVDRMVTVKEDVEKVLAGKKTATRRNGRYADIGEIMTLEGHDFVVEKIYSQSLGELTDEDARQEGFENLEDYKQSILSMHPGMPWVPQMRVWVHEFSAVKK, encoded by the coding sequence ATGTCAAATCAGCATGACCCAAATACATTACCGCCGAAAACATGTTCAGTAGACCGCATGGTGACCGTTAAAGAGGACGTTGAAAAGGTTCTTGCAGGAAAGAAAACAGCTACACGCCGCAACGGCCGCTATGCTGATATCGGAGAAATCATGACACTTGAGGGCCATGATTTTGTTGTAGAAAAAATTTATTCACAGTCTCTCGGAGAATTAACTGACGAAGATGCCCGCCAGGAAGGCTTCGAAAATTTGGAAGACTACAAGCAATCCATCCTTTCTATGCACCCTGGAATGCCTTGGGTTCCGCAAATGCGTGTATGGGTTCATGAATTCAGCGCAGTGAAGAAGTAA
- a CDS encoding glycerophosphodiester phosphodiesterase, translated as MNKRAKVFAHRGVSGRFPENTMAAFQAALEAGADGIELDVQMAKDGTLVIIHDEKVDRTTGGTGYIKDMTFEEILQLDAGSWFAEVNAGETIPDLEQLLQWAVMEGNELLINIELKNDLIDYPGLEKRVMDLILKYGLEQRVIISSFNAESLRRVRDCHSTIQTGYLIEGIPENTLEMAKDIGADSIHCEERFALSELGRKAKEAGFPLRVYTVNDETRSRFLNNAGVEVIMTDFPERFLK; from the coding sequence TTGAATAAAAGAGCGAAAGTATTTGCGCATCGCGGTGTCAGTGGACGTTTTCCGGAAAACACGATGGCCGCTTTTCAGGCTGCATTGGAGGCGGGAGCAGATGGCATTGAATTGGATGTGCAGATGGCGAAGGATGGTACGCTTGTGATTATTCATGACGAAAAGGTGGACAGAACGACAGGCGGAACAGGCTATATTAAGGACATGACCTTTGAAGAAATCCTGCAGCTTGATGCCGGGAGCTGGTTTGCGGAAGTGAACGCCGGAGAAACAATCCCGGATCTGGAGCAGCTTTTACAATGGGCAGTGATGGAGGGCAACGAACTGCTGATCAATATTGAATTAAAAAATGATTTGATAGACTATCCCGGGCTGGAAAAAAGGGTGATGGACCTTATCCTTAAATATGGATTGGAACAGCGTGTCATTATCTCATCCTTCAATGCGGAGAGCCTGAGGAGAGTCCGGGACTGCCATTCAACGATACAGACGGGTTATTTAATAGAAGGCATTCCTGAAAATACACTTGAAATGGCAAAAGATATCGGTGCAGACAGCATCCATTGTGAAGAGAGGTTTGCTTTATCCGAGCTTGGAAGGAAAGCAAAAGAAGCAGGGTTTCCACTGCGGGTATATACCGTAAATGATGAAACCCGCAGCAGATTCTTAAATAATGCCGGAGTTGAAGTGATTATGACCGATTTTCCGGAAAGGTTTTTGAAATAA